From a region of the Bradyrhizobium sp. KBS0727 genome:
- the flaF gene encoding flagellar biosynthesis regulator FlaF — protein sequence MSHAAQAYARTSQTTASPREIEAQALLKAARQLQDVQANWSGPDKSLHQALLFNRRLWSIFMSAAETNDNPQPLEIRQNIANIGVFVMKQTIDMQINPDPAKLKSLIDINCNIAAGLSGQV from the coding sequence ATGTCTCATGCCGCTCAAGCCTATGCCCGCACGTCGCAAACGACGGCGTCCCCTCGGGAAATCGAGGCACAGGCCCTGCTAAAGGCAGCAAGACAATTACAGGACGTCCAGGCCAACTGGAGCGGCCCTGACAAGAGCCTGCATCAAGCGTTGCTGTTCAATCGCCGGCTGTGGTCGATTTTCATGAGCGCGGCGGAAACTAACGACAACCCGCAGCCGTTGGAGATCAGGCAGAATATTGCCAATATCGGCGTATTCGTCATGAAGCAGACGATCGATATGCAGATCAATCCGGATCCGGCGAAGCTGAAATCGCTGATCGACATCAACTGCAACATCGCCGCGGGCCTGTCGGGTCAGGTCTGA
- a CDS encoding flagellin, with amino-acid sequence MSGIVLSASVRQNLLSLQSTADLLATTQNRLSSGKKVNSALDNPTNFFTAQGLDNRASDINNLLDGIGNGVQVLQAANTGLTSLQKLVDTAKSIASQVLQTTSGYSPKSTVTSAAALGGTPTNLVDGVTIKAGDVLAIAATGGGTATTITFGANESLAQLNTALAANNLTASLDSANKLVITTTNDAASSTIGAVTYTNTGGGTVTFGAVAPPVADPASQTIRASLVAQYNNIITQISTTAQDASFNGINLLNGDNLKLTFNETGKSTLNISGVTYSAAGLGLSPLVPGTDFLDNSSANATIAKISAASSALRTEASSLGSNLSVVQIRQDFSKNLINVLQTGSANLTVADTNEEAANSQALSTRQSIAVSALALANQSQQSVLQLLR; translated from the coding sequence ATGTCCGGTATTGTTCTTTCTGCATCGGTTCGCCAGAACCTGCTCTCCTTGCAGTCGACCGCCGACCTGCTCGCCACCACGCAGAACCGGCTTTCGTCCGGCAAGAAGGTCAACTCGGCGCTCGACAATCCGACCAACTTCTTCACCGCGCAGGGTCTCGATAACCGCGCCAGCGACATCAACAATCTGCTCGATGGGATCGGCAACGGCGTGCAGGTCCTGCAGGCCGCCAACACCGGCCTTACCTCGCTGCAGAAGCTGGTCGATACCGCGAAATCGATCGCCAGCCAGGTCCTGCAGACGACCTCCGGTTATTCACCCAAGTCGACGGTGACTTCGGCTGCCGCCCTCGGTGGCACTCCGACCAATCTGGTTGATGGCGTTACCATCAAAGCCGGCGACGTTCTGGCAATCGCCGCCACCGGTGGCGGAACGGCGACCACCATTACCTTCGGCGCCAACGAGTCCCTGGCCCAGTTGAACACCGCTCTGGCGGCCAACAACCTGACCGCCAGCCTCGACAGCGCCAACAAGCTCGTCATTACCACGACCAACGACGCGGCTTCGTCCACCATCGGCGCCGTCACCTATACCAACACGGGCGGTGGTACGGTGACCTTCGGCGCTGTTGCCCCGCCGGTTGCCGATCCGGCTTCGCAGACCATTCGCGCCAGCCTGGTCGCTCAGTACAACAACATCATCACGCAGATATCCACCACGGCGCAGGATGCTTCCTTCAACGGCATCAACCTGCTCAACGGCGACAATCTCAAGCTGACCTTCAACGAAACCGGCAAGTCCACGCTCAACATCTCCGGCGTTACCTATAGCGCGGCCGGCCTGGGCCTGAGTCCGCTGGTCCCCGGTACCGACTTCCTGGACAACAGTTCGGCCAACGCGACGATCGCCAAGATCAGCGCCGCGTCGAGCGCGCTGCGGACTGAAGCCTCGTCTCTCGGCTCGAACCTCTCCGTCGTGCAGATCCGTCAGGATTTCTCGAAGAACCTGATCAACGTGCTGCAGACCGGTTCGGCCAACCTGACGGTGGCCGATACCAACGAGGAAGCGGCCAACAGCCAGGCGCTGTCGACCCGCCAGTCGATCGCTGTCTCCGCGCTGGCGCTGGCCAACCAGTCGCAGCAGAGCGTGCTTCAGCTCCTGCGCTGA
- a CDS encoding flagellin produces the protein MKMAIVLSASVRQNLLSLQSTAELLSTTQNRLATGNKVNSALDNPTNFFTAQGLNNRASDITNLLDSIGNGVQVLQAANTGLTSLQKLVDTAKSIANQVLQAPTGYTAKSTVSSAAALGGTAANLVDGVTIKSGDVLAIAATGGGTATSITFGANESLAQLNTALAANNLTASLDSSNKLVFTTTNDAASSTVGAATLTGAGTATFAAAVAPVADAASQAIRTSLVNQYNSIITQISTTSQDASFNGINLLNGDNLKLTFNETGKSTLNISGVTFNAGGLGLSSLAAGTDFLDNNSASKALVTLSAASTSLRTEASALGSNLSVVQLRQDFSKSLINVLQTGASNLTLADTNEEAANSQALSTRQSIAVSALSLANTSQQSVLQLLR, from the coding sequence ATGAAAATGGCTATTGTTCTCTCCGCTTCAGTTCGCCAGAACCTCCTCTCCCTGCAATCGACCGCCGAACTGCTCTCCACCACGCAGAACCGCCTTGCCACCGGCAACAAGGTCAACTCGGCACTCGACAACCCGACCAACTTCTTCACCGCGCAGGGCCTCAACAACCGCGCCAGCGACATCACCAACCTGCTCGACAGCATCGGCAACGGCGTGCAGGTCCTGCAGGCTGCCAACACCGGCCTGACCTCGCTGCAGAAGCTGGTCGATACCGCGAAGTCGATCGCCAACCAGGTCCTGCAGGCGCCCACCGGCTATACGGCCAAGTCGACGGTGAGTTCGGCTGCCGCCCTCGGTGGCACCGCCGCCAATCTGGTTGATGGCGTTACCATCAAATCCGGCGACGTTCTGGCCATCGCCGCCACCGGTGGCGGAACGGCGACCAGCATCACCTTCGGCGCCAACGAGTCTCTTGCCCAGTTGAACACCGCTTTGGCGGCCAACAACCTCACGGCCAGCCTCGACAGCAGCAACAAGCTCGTCTTCACCACGACGAACGACGCGGCCTCGTCGACCGTCGGCGCCGCCACCCTTACCGGCGCTGGTACGGCGACCTTCGCCGCTGCCGTCGCGCCGGTTGCCGATGCTGCCTCGCAGGCCATTCGCACCAGCTTGGTCAACCAGTACAACAGCATCATTACGCAGATCTCCACCACGTCGCAGGACGCCTCCTTCAACGGCATCAACCTGCTCAACGGTGACAACCTCAAGCTGACCTTCAACGAAACCGGCAAGTCCACGCTCAACATCTCTGGCGTGACCTTCAACGCTGGGGGCCTTGGCCTTTCTTCGCTGGCCGCGGGAACGGACTTCCTCGACAACAACTCTGCGAGCAAGGCGCTCGTCACGCTCAGCGCGGCCAGCACCTCGCTCCGCACCGAAGCGTCGGCGTTGGGTTCGAACCTGTCCGTCGTGCAGCTCCGCCAGGACTTCTCCAAGAGCCTGATCAACGTGCTGCAGACCGGCGCGTCCAACCTGACGCTGGCCGACACCAACGAGGAAGCGGCCAACAGCCAGGCGCTGTCGACCCGCCAGTCGATCGCGGTGTCCGCGCTGTCGCTGGCCAACACCTCGCAGCAGAGCGTGCTTCAGCTCCTGCGCTGA
- the flbT gene encoding flagellar biosynthesis repressor FlbT gives MALKVELKPNERIIIGACVITNTDQRARLLIDGDKIPILREKDILTPETADTPAKLVYLAVQLMYLSPDPVAHHLTYFSLLRDILSTMPSGWSFIEGINNHILNGDLYHALKEAKKLISHEETLIADAKSLQAGDANTELKSA, from the coding sequence ATGGCCTTGAAAGTCGAGCTCAAGCCGAACGAACGGATCATCATCGGCGCCTGCGTCATCACCAATACCGATCAGCGCGCCCGGCTTTTGATCGACGGCGACAAGATCCCGATCCTGCGCGAAAAAGATATCCTGACGCCCGAGACCGCCGACACGCCGGCCAAGCTGGTCTATCTCGCCGTGCAATTGATGTATCTGTCGCCGGATCCGGTGGCCCATCACCTGACCTATTTCAGCCTGTTGCGGGACATCCTGAGCACGATGCCGAGTGGATGGTCCTTCATCGAGGGGATCAACAACCACATCCTCAACGGCGATCTCTATCATGCGCTGAAAGAGGCGAAGAAATTGATCAGCCACGAAGAGACTCTCATCGCCGATGCGAAAAGCCTGCAGGCTGGCGACGCAAACACCGAACTCAAATCGGCTTAA
- a CDS encoding aspartate aminotransferase family protein codes for MTKVLREAPVPSTSSETLDPQNWDEIRSLGHRMLDDMIDYAANIRDRPVWQPIPDDVRARFRASLPHQACDPGDVYREFADFIVPYATGNVHPGFMGWVHGGGTAVGMLAEMLAAGLNANLGGRDHIPVEVERQIVEWTRQMFGFPHGASGIFVTGTSMANLMAVLVARTTALGRSVRQRGVQGTSLTAYTSVAAHGCIAKAMDIAGFGSDALRCIGVDRSHRIDLAALRARIALDREAGLNPFLVVGSAGTVDIGAIDDLQALASLCREEGLWFHVDGAYGALGTLSPVLAPRLAGIESADSIALDFHKWGQVPYDAGFLIVRDGERHRQTFAAPAAYLRRETRGLAANSPWPCDLGPDLSRGFRALKTWFTLKTYGTEKLGAVITRTCALAGYLEARILAEPRLELLAPVQLNIVCFRYRCADGNRVNGDIVVDVQESGIAAPSTTLLNGELAIRAAIVNHRTDTCDIDALISAVLEFGARRSSCGDEPVLDIEQSPPLAL; via the coding sequence GTGACGAAGGTGCTGCGTGAAGCACCGGTGCCGTCGACGTCGAGCGAGACGCTCGATCCGCAAAACTGGGACGAGATACGTTCGCTTGGTCATCGCATGCTCGATGACATGATCGACTACGCTGCCAACATTCGCGATCGCCCGGTCTGGCAGCCGATACCTGACGACGTGCGCGCGCGGTTTCGTGCGAGTCTTCCGCATCAGGCCTGCGATCCCGGCGACGTCTATCGCGAATTCGCCGATTTCATCGTTCCCTACGCAACCGGCAACGTTCATCCCGGTTTCATGGGATGGGTGCACGGCGGCGGCACCGCGGTCGGCATGTTGGCGGAGATGCTGGCGGCCGGCTTGAACGCCAATCTCGGCGGGCGCGATCACATTCCGGTCGAGGTCGAGCGCCAGATCGTCGAATGGACGCGCCAGATGTTCGGCTTTCCGCATGGGGCGAGCGGCATTTTCGTCACCGGGACGTCGATGGCCAATCTGATGGCGGTGCTGGTGGCGCGAACAACGGCGCTCGGACGATCGGTCCGGCAGCGCGGCGTCCAAGGTACGTCACTGACTGCCTATACCTCGGTCGCGGCGCACGGCTGCATCGCCAAGGCGATGGATATCGCCGGCTTCGGGAGCGATGCATTGCGCTGCATCGGGGTGGACCGGTCTCACCGCATCGACCTGGCAGCGCTGCGCGCCCGGATTGCGTTGGACCGCGAGGCCGGTTTGAATCCGTTCCTCGTCGTCGGCTCGGCGGGAACGGTGGATATCGGTGCCATCGACGATCTGCAGGCGCTCGCTTCGCTATGCCGGGAAGAGGGACTCTGGTTTCACGTCGACGGCGCCTATGGCGCACTCGGCACTCTGTCCCCGGTGCTCGCGCCGCGGCTGGCTGGAATTGAAAGCGCGGATTCGATTGCGCTTGATTTTCACAAATGGGGGCAGGTGCCCTACGACGCGGGCTTCCTGATTGTGCGTGACGGCGAGCGCCATCGTCAGACGTTTGCCGCTCCGGCGGCGTATCTGCGGCGCGAGACGCGGGGGCTCGCTGCCAACTCGCCCTGGCCTTGCGATCTAGGCCCGGATCTGTCGCGGGGCTTCAGGGCACTCAAGACATGGTTCACCCTGAAGACCTACGGTACGGAGAAGCTCGGAGCCGTCATCACGCGAACCTGCGCGCTTGCGGGATATCTGGAAGCCCGGATCCTGGCGGAGCCCCGGCTCGAGTTGCTTGCCCCGGTGCAGCTCAATATCGTCTGCTTCCGTTACCGATGTGCGGACGGCAATCGCGTCAATGGCGATATCGTCGTCGACGTTCAGGAGTCCGGCATCGCGGCTCCGTCGACGACGCTGCTGAACGGAGAACTCGCGATACGTGCGGCGATCGTCAACCATCGCACCGATACCTGCGACATCGACGCCCTGATCTCGGCAGTACTGGAGTTTGGCGCGAGACGATCGTCTTGCGGAGACGAGCCGGTGCTCGACATCGAGCAGTCGCCGCCCTTGGCGCTGTAG
- a CDS encoding RimK family alpha-L-glutamate ligase, producing MQPEFNQPVPTAKPLSADRIGFARLTTMAFHGADLRPLRDELISKVVSGTADAGEGLDLSLITQLLGDKQAGLAIQSEVLAFHQLFRSPCATEKPKLRVLALAAAIDMGGNTPIEFLLEDSAIELLTLYVVAGAGLPAPLPDHDVAIVIASDSEECSDALRIIDRAVPCWPRPLLNSPRRVGNLDRDKLHGLLRGIDGLDIPATVAVTREELSDVAQSNRLLADVLPELQFPIIVRPRGSHAGAGLAKLDERDAIGRYLAERSEPEFFVSRFVDYAGDDGLFRKFRVVVVDGRPYACHMAIADRWDIWYLNANMALSESKRLEEENFMRSFDSAFAVRHQDALAAMIDRVGLDYFTIDCAENKRGELLIFEADNTAVVHNMDSPELFPYKSPQMRRIFDAFATMLYRHGRPGREQAA from the coding sequence ATGCAGCCTGAATTCAACCAGCCGGTTCCGACCGCCAAGCCGCTTAGCGCGGACCGCATCGGGTTTGCCAGACTCACGACGATGGCCTTTCACGGGGCCGATCTTCGTCCGTTGCGGGATGAATTGATCTCGAAGGTCGTTAGCGGAACCGCCGATGCGGGCGAGGGACTGGACCTGTCGCTGATCACGCAGCTACTCGGTGACAAGCAGGCGGGATTGGCCATCCAGTCCGAGGTGCTTGCCTTCCATCAGTTGTTCCGATCGCCGTGCGCGACGGAAAAACCGAAGCTGCGCGTGCTCGCGCTCGCGGCTGCGATCGACATGGGCGGCAACACGCCGATCGAATTCCTGCTCGAGGACTCCGCCATCGAGTTGCTGACGCTTTATGTCGTTGCCGGAGCAGGATTGCCGGCACCGCTGCCCGATCATGACGTTGCGATCGTGATTGCTTCCGATTCCGAGGAATGCAGTGACGCGCTCCGCATCATCGATCGGGCCGTGCCGTGCTGGCCGCGGCCACTCCTTAATTCACCGCGCCGCGTCGGCAATTTGGATCGCGACAAGCTGCACGGCCTGCTTCGCGGAATCGATGGACTCGATATTCCCGCAACCGTGGCCGTGACACGCGAGGAATTATCTGACGTGGCGCAATCGAATCGTCTGCTTGCGGACGTCTTGCCGGAACTTCAGTTTCCGATCATCGTCCGGCCGCGCGGTTCGCACGCCGGCGCCGGGCTCGCCAAGCTCGACGAACGCGATGCGATCGGTCGATATCTTGCGGAAAGATCAGAGCCGGAATTCTTCGTCTCTCGCTTTGTCGATTACGCCGGCGATGACGGATTGTTCCGTAAATTTCGCGTTGTTGTCGTCGATGGCCGGCCTTACGCCTGCCACATGGCGATCGCGGACCGGTGGGATATCTGGTACCTCAACGCGAACATGGCGTTGAGCGAAAGCAAGCGCCTTGAAGAAGAGAACTTCATGCGCAGCTTCGACAGTGCTTTCGCGGTTCGCCATCAGGATGCGCTGGCCGCGATGATCGACCGTGTCGGGCTCGACTATTTCACGATCGACTGCGCGGAAAACAAGCGCGGAGAGTTGCTGATATTCGAGGCGGACAATACCGCGGTCGTGCACAACATGGATTCGCCGGAGCTGTTTCCCTACAAGTCTCCCCAAATGCGCAGGATCTTCGACGCATTCGCGACGATGCTGTATCGCCACGGCCGGCCTGGCCGGGAGCAGGCGGCGTGA